From the Purpureocillium takamizusanense chromosome 6, complete sequence genome, one window contains:
- a CDS encoding uncharacterized protein (COG:O~EggNog:ENOG503NX31): MSSHDITISPSRDPAEETCLQVPTDKKESLKADNAQPGNEPDSTVLSRARHKMNGSGIQDAAYNAAKRARSKTLNGKKTRRIPSATHRGKNDSDSEDELSPTSDSDSSTSESDSDEPNESVTRNKSSHTSKKTRAGRRTRKCNRHRDKSYQASDSDTDSSTSGDSDRRQRPPRHKGRRRVEGNTAGGTQIYDQLERLELRLFQLQTSMAYGAAVPNMGVASTGVACGIPPLGTRVPQPSGSKGSVPVLPPLPSLPTTLPASSPPHPGRSGRSHRHGKSPRRAATSCDEGDTKRAKETKKGTKAEYKRVDWVWDSSRYTFKLQDTAETSTKSRYEDFIFHVRRTFDTEGKYRQTFVDVKSKLLRECLQDVIGNVRGASLVDETPKLDPNMLFLYLEDFRTHLKHLKKAEAAGDDKKERQKNRARLENKMEHLKMLIKYLDKDYAKVKESLYPMLESGVITFDLLWALWKPNTIVYGTAYGNTEDPRAFKVSMAYRQTSLMRGDFYLIEGKYLDFDGKKFGYGSVTQDIPAFHGACKITSLPCYPLKYHKDEAMIRQQLIARGRKFVAHDGVHFKSYSGIAYQKRKKNSVMRFSIQQSRIMVDPAIFRRINPNYVVSTVRPKDHDILSDDDLSCDDDSGEADCACGTADEDDSGPNIQYVSKVIKSEKGAIFVARLPKPGGEDSEERDLEPVPPKAGDKDVDTTSVNPPGADDSKANTSPKGVSVDMNTFSEENLLIASPVILGFSFAEKQWLEFSVSGIDEIKWNDKAWDSLVLETSTKDLIKALVQSRKYHAAQTVDDVIQGKGKGLVSKYLSAPRTNIHATIFLSRRRYDADTHACSCTPWPARHGEDADR, from the coding sequence ATGTCCTCTCACGATATCACGATCTCTCCATCACGCGATCCGGCGGAAGAGACATGTCTGCAAGTGCCAACCGACAAGAAGGAAAGCCTCAAGGCAGACAATGCGCAGCCGGGCAACGAGCCCGATTCTACGGTGCTGAGTCGAGCCAGACACAAGATGAATGGCAGCGGTATCCAGGACGCCGCGTACAATGCAGCAAAAAGGGCACGATCGAAAACATTGAATGGCAAAAAAACCAGGAGAATACCATCGGCCACTCATCGCGGAAAGAATGACTCTGATTCGGAGGACGAACTGTCCCCTACTTCCGACTCCGACAGTTCGACGAGCGAGTCTGATTCCGACGAGCCCAATGAGTCGGTGACGCGGAATAAATCGTCCCACACTTCGAAGAAGACAAGGGCAGGGAGAAGGACCAGGAAGTGCAATCGCCACCGCGACAAGTCATATCAAGCTTCCGACTCAGACACAGACTCGTCCACAAGCGGGGATTCTGACCGCCGTCAGAGGCCCCCCCGCCACAAgggtcgacgccgagtcGAGGGGAATACAGCGGGAGGCACCCAAATCTACGATCAGCTAGAGCGACTGGAGCTTCGACTGTTCCAGCTTCAGACGTCCATGGCCTATGGGGCAGCTGTCCCTAATATGGGAGTGGCCAGCACCGGCGTAGCCTGCGGTATACCGCCGTTAGGGACGCGAGTGCCCCAGCCAAGCGGTAGCAAGGGAAGCGTACCGGTGCTTCCGCCTTTGCCATCTCTACCCACCACTCTTCCTGCGTCTTCGCCTCCACATCCTGGGCGATCGGGTCGGTCACACAGACATGGCAAgagccctcgccgagcagcaaCTTCATGTGACGAAGGGGATACAAAACGTGCGAAAGAGACCAAGAAAGGGACAAAGGCAGAATACAAGCGCGTCGACTGGGTATGGGACTCCTCTCGCTATACCTTCAAACTTCAAGACACCGCCGAGACGAGCACAAAGTCTCGATATGAAGATTTCATTTTTCACGTCCGGCGGACCTTCGATACTGAGGGCAAGTATCGCCAGACGTTCGTTGACGTCAAAAGCAAACTGCTGCGCGAATGCTTGCAGGACGTGATCGGCAATGTCCGCGGCGCAAGTCTGGTCGACGAGACGCCAAAGTTGGATCCCAACATGCTTTTCCTATATCTGGAGGATTTCCGCACCCATTTGAAACATCTCAAAAAGGCTGAggctgctggtgatgatAAGAAGGAGCGCCAGAAGAATCGTGCACGGTTGGAGAACAAGATGGAGCACCTCAAAATGCTCATCAAATATCTCGACAAGGACTATGCCAAAGTGAAAGAAAGCCTCTACCCCATGCTCGAGAGCGGTGTCATCACATTCGACCTGCTTTGGGCGTTGTGGAAACCCAACACTATCGTCTACGGCACGGCGTATGGCAACACGGAAGATCCCAGGGCTTTCAAGGTTTCTATGGCCTACCGGCAGACTTCCCTTATGAGGGGTGACTTCTACCTTATTGAGGGCAAATACCTCGACTTTGACGGTAAGAAATTTGGCTACGGTTCTGTCACCCAAGATATCCCAGCGTTTCATGGCGCTTGCAAGATCACGAGCTTGCCGTGCTATCCGCTCAAGTACCACAAGGATGAAGCCATGATTCGGCAGCAGCTGATAGCCAGAGGCCGGAAATTCGTCGCCCATGACGGGGTGCATTTCAAGTCCTACTCCGGAATTGCATATCAGAAGCGTAAGAAGAACTCCGTCATGCGGTTTAGCATCCAGCAAAGCCGAATTATGGTGGATCCAGCGATATTTCGACGCATAAATCCCAACTATGTTGTTTCAACGGTGCGACCAAAGGATCACGATATTCTCTCCGATGACGACCTGTCATGCGATGACGATTCAGGTGAGGCGGACTGCGCGTGCGGAACTGCAGATGAGGACGATTCAGGTCCAAACATCCAGTATGTGTCTAAGGTCATCAAAAGCGAGAAGGGGGCCATTTTCGTGGCCAGGCTTCCCAAACCAGGTGGTGAGGACTCGGAGGAACGAGATTTGGAACCTGTGCCACCAAAAGCAGGGGACAAGGACGTCGACACAACATCAGTCAACCCGCCAGGAGCCGACGATTCAAAGGCCAACACGTCGCCCAAAGGTGTCTCCGTGGACATGAATACATTCTCGGAGGAAAACCTCCTCATTGCCTCACCGGTCATACTTGGGTTTTCGTTCGCTGAGAAGCAGTGGCTTGAGTTTTCCGTTTCTGGAATCGACGAAATCAAGTGGAATGACAAGGCGTGGGATTCGCTTGTCCTGGAGACATCTACCAAGGATCTTATCAAGGCCCTCGTGCAGTCCCGGAAATACCACGCGGCTCAGACGGTCGATGATGTGATTCAAGGAAAGGGAAAGGGACTTGTCAGTAAGTATCTGTCGGCGCCACGCACAAACATACACGCGACTATCTTTCTCTCTCGGCGAAGGTATGATGCTGACACTCATGCTTGTAGCTGTACTCCATGGCCCGCCCGGCACGGGGAAGACGCTGACCGCTGA